GCCGCCGCCCAACACTTGCAACCCCCATTACCGATTGCGATGATCGTCGGGATTGGGGCCATCACTGCCATGCTCGGCGTTTTGCTCAATCTCCTTCTGGGCCTCTCCCGCGTCATGATGGCTATGGGACGCAACGGCGACATGCCGCGCCAAACCGCCCGCTTAAATGCGGCCCGCACCACACCGACGATCGCCATTTGGGTCATGGGCGCGATCGTCGCCAGTTTAGTGGCGATAGGCAATGTCAAAACCACTTGGTCCTTCAGTGCCTTTAACGTTTTGGCCTACTACTCTTTAGCCAATCTCTGTGCCCTGCGATTACCGGCGGGCGATCGCTTCTATCCTCGCTGGATTGCGATCGTTGGTTTAGTCAGTTGCGCCACGCTAGCATTTTGGGTGGATGCGCAGGTTTGGCAGATTGGACTGGGGATTATCGGAGTGGGATGCCTGTGGCGCTTGATCCTGAGGGCAGTATCACGTTGATCAAACCAGCCTTTTGATTACGGAAAGATCCGATAAATCTCACGTCGATGGGCAATTCGCTCACAGACAATTACCTGATTTTCTTTGTCTATGGTCAACCCAATTCGGTAATCACCGACGCGAATTTTATACTTGTCGGAATACCCCTTCAGCTTCTCAACATAACCAAGTTGAAACGGGTTCTCACATTCCAACTCTTCAAACACGATTGATTCAACGCGAGACTGTTGTTTTTCTGGCAATGCGGCTAATTCTTTCAGAAACTTGCGCGTATATTCAACTGTCCACATCTTCTCGCTTCAAACTACGGTAATACTCCAGGGCAGCGGATTTTTGCAGACGTTCTTCACCCTGATTTTCATTGATGAGTTGGGCTAACCCATAATTCTCAATCAAATCTTCCAACTTCTCGAAGTCCTCGATCGCAATCTGGACCGCGATCGGGCGTTGATCCTCGTCGAGTACATAGCGCTTTTTGACAGGCAGCATAGTTGTTCAACCATTTTGATATTTCTAGCGTAACCGATCAAATCGACCGCTACAGATCTGGCGGAAATTTCAAAAATAAGCAAGCACTTGCTTATAAATGATTTTCGTCATAATCTGGGGAGGTGCAATCAATCGATCACAACTGCATTTTTTCGGTCCAATCAAATTACTGGAGTGATTGTCATGCCTGAATCTGAACGTTTTCATCCATCACTGACCCTCGGGGAAGCACTTCAGATCATGCGATCGACAGCACCCGAGGCGACGATGACACAAAAGATGTCAGCGACAATGGCACAAATCTTCGAGCAACACGATGCGGTCCATATTTTATTTGACTGCGGCACCTCGATTCAAGATGAAATTGCTGTGCATCTCTGGATGAATTTCGGCACAACGGCGAATCTGCGCGACATGCACCAAACCGTTGCCAATCAAGAACACCAAGAAGTTCTATCGAGCATTGGACATTTCAAATTGCTGGGTATTTGGTGCACCAGTCTACCGCGCATTATCCAGATCATGCTCAAAT
This genomic window from Romeriopsis navalis LEGE 11480 contains:
- a CDS encoding type II toxin-antitoxin system RelE family toxin is translated as MWTVEYTRKFLKELAALPEKQQSRVESIVFEELECENPFQLGYVEKLKGYSDKYKIRVGDYRIGLTIDKENQVIVCERIAHRREIYRIFP
- a CDS encoding ubiquinone biosynthesis protein COQ4; this translates as MPESERFHPSLTLGEALQIMRSTAPEATMTQKMSATMAQIFEQHDAVHILFDCGTSIQDEIAVHLWMNFGTTANLRDMHQTVANQEHQEVLSSIGHFKLLGIWCTSLPRIIQIMLKCWQMQRPIDISALDRLKPQTIHTIRSEHGIEL